The Misgurnus anguillicaudatus chromosome 12, ASM2758022v2, whole genome shotgun sequence region GTAGCTGCGCAATCCTCGCCTTCAGGTTTGGATCTACTTACATATAAAACTCCCAATCCAATTTTATCTTTAAACTAAAATCACGTCCTACATTTTTCTCTCGTTGAATATTCGGAATTAAGAGTAAACACCCCCTCATTATTAAGCATTGCGTATGAGAATGCATTAAATATTTTCATAGTAAAAAGAAGTGTCAGAGATATCATACTGAGAGTTCCCATGGTAGGCAATGTCTTTAATGTCATTCTGTCATAACCTTGCATAAGTCATTCTAATCAAAAGACTCGCTGCATCTCGTAACAGAGTGCCGCCAACATAACAGATGACGGCGTGCTGTTCTGAGATCAGCAGGCTTACACAATTCACATGTAGCAAGGTGTACAAGGTGAGTTTCATGGAGGAACGACAGACAAATACATCTAAGCATTGATGGAGGTACAGAGTAATGTCAAGTGAAGAAGAAGAACGTAACCGGTAAGGTGGTGTAACATTTGCACTATACTGTGCCACGTACTGAAGACCCCATTCTGTAGTGTTACAGAGTTTCTACAAAGATCAAGTCCTTACAAGTACACACTAAGTAAATGTCACATGGAGACCAGTATGCTAATTATTAGCGACTCATCAAAAGGgggagaaagagaaaaaagtgTAGAGAAAAGAGGGTTGAGGAGAAACAACGAGTGGGAAAACCAGAGAAAGGGGAAGATAGAGAGTTACAAATCAAAACACAACTACCACTTTTCACTGAAAGTGGTGCTCGTGCCGGTTTCCCTTTCCACCGAATGGTGGAACGATTGAGCACCAGCACTCGATCAGTGGAAAAGTGGAAATAGCCCTGAGGAACCAAAGAGGAGAATCTAGGTATtcacagaaagagagaaaagagacGAAAGAGAGAAATAAGATAAAACAGTAGAGACGACATCGTGGTTGGGACAGACGGGTGGTGCTACTGCAGCTTGAAGTGAAAGCAGACACGGACGATCTCTCAGTTGGTGGGGTCCCCTCCTTCGCTGTCCTGCTGGTCGCTGGTCCACAGGGTGAGGTTATCCCGCAGAAGCTGCATGATGAGCGTGGAGTCCTTATAGGAGTCCTCGTTCAGATTGTCCAGGTGGCCGATGGCATCATCGAAGGCCTCCTTGGCAAGCTGGCAGGCCTGCTCGGGTGCGTTTTGGATCTCGTAGTAGAACACGGAGAAGTTGAGCGCCAGGCCCAAGCGGATGGGGTGGGTGGCCGGCATGCCCTTGCTTATTTCAAAGGCCTCCTTGTAGGCCCCTTCGGACGATTCGACGGCAGACGCCCTCTTTTCGCCGGTGGCCACTTCGGCTAGGTAGCGGTAGTAGTCGCCCTTCATCTTCAGGTAGAAGACCTTGCTCTCTAGCTGGGTGTCGTCACAGTTCTTGATGAGGTACTGGTCCAGGAGAGTCAGGACGTCCTGGCACACGGACTCCAGCTCCTTCTCGACTGTCTCTCGGTAGACGCGCACCAGTTCCAGCTTTTTCTCGTTGCCGTCCGCCGCCGTCTTCTGCTCTATGCTGGATATTACGCGCCAAGATGACCGCCGGGCCCCCACCACGTTCTTGTAGGCCACGGAGAGCAGGTTGCGGTCTTCATTGGACAACGGCTCATTCAGCTCCGTGACCTGATG contains the following coding sequences:
- the ywhah gene encoding 14-3-3 protein eta yields the protein MADREQLIQRARLAEQAERYDDMASAMKLVTELNEPLSNEDRNLLSVAYKNVVGARRSSWRVISSIEQKTAADGNEKKLELVRVYRETVEKELESVCQDVLTLLDQYLIKNCDDTQLESKVFYLKMKGDYYRYLAEVATGEKRASAVESSEGAYKEAFEISKGMPATHPIRLGLALNFSVFYYEIQNAPEQACQLAKEAFDDAIGHLDNLNEDSYKDSTLIMQLLRDNLTLWTSDQQDSEGGDPTN